The following coding sequences are from one Tachysurus vachellii isolate PV-2020 chromosome 7, HZAU_Pvac_v1, whole genome shotgun sequence window:
- the LOC132848984 gene encoding lactose-binding lectin l-2-like, with product MASQTKVVMLLILATAGAALVVANPISEADPYIVKGQAVMRKFSDKCPIGWSYYFGRCYLYNGAKLDWASAETFCQIFDGHLVSIHSENEYQQIKALIRSYDPMENPAYIGLSDCQKPYQFFWSDGTKLTFTKWNPDEPNNTNDRERCVHINWSPDKNWNDISCDWQYAFVCAKESG from the exons ATGGCTTCTCAGACCAAAGTGGTGATGCTTCTTATTCTCGCCACAGCAGGAGCAGCTTTGG TTGTGGCAAACCCAATATCag AGGCTGATCCTTACATTGTGAAAG GTCAGGCAGTAATGCGTAAATTTTCTGACAAATGCCCCATTGGATGGTCCTACTATTTCGGTCGTTGCTACTTGTACAACGGCGCCAAACTGGATTGGGCTTCTGcagag acATTCTGTCAGATATTTGATGGACACTTGGTCTCAATACACAGTGAGAATGAATATCAGCAGATAAAGGCTCTTATCCGTAGTTATGACCCCATGGAGAATCCAGCATACATCGGCCTCAGTGACTGTCAGAAG CCTTATCAATTCTTTTGGTCTGATGGCACCAAATTGACTTTCACCAAGTGGAATCCAGATGAACCAAATAATACTAATGACAGAGAGCGCTGTGTGCATATAAACTGGTCTC CCGATAAAAACTGGAATGATATTTCTTGTGACTGGCAGTATGCCTTTGTGTGTGCCAAGGAAAGTGGCTGA
- the LOC132849251 gene encoding lactose-binding lectin l-2-like translates to MKWPIATVFELCPYGWVNYGNRCFIYAATRVNWALAEETCQRYGGHLVSIHNENEYQTVKALIRTHEYSDKPTWIGLSGCQQKFKWFWSDATTVTFKWNHREPNNFFKECCVHINFGKQKDWNDINCKKQYPFVCAKGIY, encoded by the exons atgAAGTGGCCAAttgccacggtttttgaact ATGTCCATATGGCTGGGTGAACTATGGCAATCGGTGCTTCATATATGCCGCTACAAGAGTAAACTGGGCTTTGGCTGAG gaaacctGCCAGCGTTATGGTGGACATTTGGTCTCAATACACAATGAAAATGAATATCAAACTGTTAAGGCTCTCATTCGCACTCATGAATATTCGGATAAGCCAACATGGATCGGCCTTTCTGGCTGTCAGCAG AAATTTAAATGGTTCTGGTCTGATGCCACCACAGTGACCTTCAAGTGGAATCACAGAGaaccaaataatttttttaaagaatgctgTGTGCACATCAACTTCGGAA AACAGAAGGACTGGAATGACATTAACTGTAAAAAGCAATATCCCTTTGTGTGTGCCAAAGGGATTTACTGA